The Thamnophis elegans isolate rThaEle1 chromosome Z, rThaEle1.pri, whole genome shotgun sequence genome contains a region encoding:
- the ATXN2L gene encoding ataxin-2-like protein translates to MLKQPLPPPSPQPAAPSSGPPPPPTQPPAAAVATASRKANPPPASPNGNLSPGASSGPRTTMVAPPGSGGGAPPGGSGTRGQSTGKGPPQSPAFEGVYNNSRMLHFLTAVVGSTCDVKVKNGSTFEGIFKTLSSKFELAVDAVHKKVPDQPVGPRREDIVDTMVFKPADVMLVHFRNVDFNYATKDKFTDSAIAMNSKVNGEHKEKVLQRWEGGDSNSDDYDLESDMSNGWDPNEMFKFNEENYGVKTTYDSSLSSYTVPLEKDNTEAFRQREARAAQLAREIESSPQYRLRIAMENDDGRTEEEKHSSVQRQVSGRDSPSLASREGKYIPLPQRVRESSRGGIRCSSSRGGRPGMSSLPPRGSSHHSESNTGSAPEQRGINGGPSRMSPKSQRPNRGAKNMSSPTSRPMEVSAASPTVSRLYPPRSPKSASTVPVSSQDPPVGSAIPIAPASPSESRTTMESSASPTPPSPKVPASNPVAAVEVKEVPNSATKEAGRTVEIMGPSDLVKQTSKGLQNEQKRNQLEELRKFGAQFKLQSSSSPEATHDPFRPKESLEGKIKDKLPEVLIGSGSSCEVSEESPKPNLDFCEGSSKEEKGSSEGMERQTQTASPLGKGEAEDKEDGPVSEQVKKSTLNPNAKEFNPSKTLLSVNKSTSTPTSPGPRTHSTPSIPVITPGQSGMYSTQYISYIPQIHMSPAVQTPQMYPYPVSNSVPGQQGKYRAKGSLPPQRSDQHQPTSAPPIMQAAAAAGPPLVAATPYSSYIYNPQQFTGQPTMMQPMAHYSSQPMFAPMLQSNPRMMTSGSHPQAIVSSSTPQYSPAEQPTPQTLYATVHQSYPHHATQLHPHQPQPATTPTGNQQQTQHAAPSPVQHQGGQPPHLASAQQQQNLYHTATLTATPPSITPGPSAQSPQSGFPQPTVYAIHAHQQLQHGYTNMAHVTQAHVQTGIAAAPPPHPGAPQVMLLHPSQTHGGPPQGGVPQSGVPTLSASTPSPYTYIGHHQVQSHPSQQLPFHTPGN, encoded by the exons ATGTTGAAACAACCGCTGCCGCCGCCCTCCCCTCAACCTGCTGCGCCTTCCTCGgggcccccgcctcctccgacgcaGCCTCCGGCCGCCGCCGTTGCCACCGCTTCCCGCAAAGCCAACCCACCCCCGGCCAGCCCCAACGGGAACCTCAGCCCCGGAGCCTCCAGCGGACCGAGAACCACTATGGTGGCTCCCCCGGGGAGCGGCGGAGGAGCCCCTCCTGGGGGAAGCGGTACCAG GGGCCAGAGTACaggcaaaggacctccccaatcTCCT GCTTTTGAGGGTGTTTATAACAATTCCCGAATGCTTCACTTTCTAACAGCAGTTGTG GGATCAACATGTGATGTGAAAGTGAAAAATGGAAGCACATTTGAAGGAATCTTTAAAACCCTGAGTTCTAAg tttgagCTGGCTGTGGATGCTGTGCACAAGAAAGTGCCCGACCAGCCAGTAGGGCCGAGAAGGGAGGATATTGTAGACACTATGGTTTTCAAGCCTGCTGATGTCATGTTAGTGCACTTCCGCAATGTTGACTTTAACTACGCCACCAAAG ATAAGTTCACAGATTCTGCCATCGCCATGAATTCTAAAGTGAATGGGGAGCACAAAGAGAAAGTACTACAACGCTGGGAAGGGGGAGATAGCAACAGTGATGATTATGACTTAGAATCTGATATG TCTAATGGCTGGGACCCAAATGAGATGTTCAAATTCAACGAGGAAAATTACGGTGTGAAGACAACGTATGATAGCAGTCTCTCATCATATAC AGTCCCTCTTGAaaaagataatacagaggcttttaGGCAACGAGAGGCCAGAGCTGCACAGCTAGCACGAGAAATTGAGTCAAGCCCACAGTATAGACTGCGTATTGCAATGGAAAATGATGATGGGCGCACAGAAGAAGAGAAGCACAGTTCAGTGCAAAGACAAGTGTCTGGAAGAGACAGCCCCAGTTTGGCTTCCAG agAGGGCAAATACATCCCACTTCCCCAACGTGTCAGAGAAAGCTCCAGAGGAGGCATACGCTGCAGTAGTTCTAGAGGAGGGAGGCCAGGCATGAGCTCCTTGCCACCCCGTGGGAGTTCACATCATTCAGAAAGCAACACTGGCTCTGCTCCAGAGCAAAGAGGTATCAATGGAG GTCCATCTAGAATGTCTCCAAAGTCTCAACGACCCAATCGAGGGGCCAAGAATATGTCTTCCCCAACCAGCCGACCCATGGAAGTCTCTGCTGCATCTCCTACAG TGAGCCGTCTCTATCCTCCTCGTTCACCGAAGTCTGCCTCAACTGTTCCAGTCTCTTCCCAAGATCCCCCTGTGGGATCAGCTATCCCTATTGCTCCTGCATCACCTTCTGAGTCAAGAACTACCATGGAATCTAGTGCTTCCCCGACCCCACCTTCACCTAAAGTCCCAGCATCTAACCCAGTAGCTGCTGTTGAAG tTAAAGAGGTTCCTAACTCTGCCACCAAAGAAGCTGGCAGGACTGTAGAAATTATGGGGCCCTCAGACTTGGTCAAGCAGACTAGCAAAG GTctccaaaatgagcaaaagagGAATCAGCTCGAGGAGTTGAGGAAGTTTGGAGCTCAGTTTAAG TTACAGTCCAGCTCCTCTCCAGAAGCCACCCATGACCCCTTCCGGCCAAAGGAGTCTCTTGaagggaaaataaaagacaaattgCCAGAGGTATTGATTGGGTCAGGCAGTTCGTGTGAAGTGTCTGAAGAGTCTCCCAAGCCCAATCTGGATTTCTGTGAAGGCAGCAGCAAAGAGGAGAAAGGATCCTCTGAGGGCATGGAACGCCAGACCCAGACTGCCAGTCCCCTGGGAAAAGGAGAAGCAGAGGACAAGGAAGATGGTCCTGTCTCAGA GCAGGTGAAGAAATCAACATTGAATCCTAATGCAAAAGAATTCAACCCCTCAAAAACACTTCTTTCTGTG AACAAATCAACAAGTACGCCTACATCACCAGGGCCACGCACCCATTCTACACCCTCGATCCCAGTGATTACCCCAGGGCAAAGTGGCATGTACAGCACACAATATATTTCTTACATCCCACAGATTCACATGAGCCCAGCTGTGCAG ACACCTCAGATGTACCCCTATCCTGTTTCCAATTCTGTGCCCGGACAGCAGGGGAAATACCGAGCTAAAG GGTCTCTACCTCCCCAGCGTTCAGATCAGCACCAGCCCACCTCAGCTCCTCCCATTATgcaagcagcagcagctgcagggcCTCCTCTGGTAGCTGCTACTCCATACTCTTCATACATCTACAATCCCCAGCAGTTCACAGGACAGCCTACTATGATGCAGCCCATGGCCCACTATTCTTCACAG cCTATGTTTGCCCCCATGCTGCAGAGTAACCCCCGTATGATGACATCTGGCAGTCACCCCCAAGCTATTGTCTCATCATCTACACCACAATATTCACCGGCagaacagcctacaccccaaactCTTTATG CCACAGTGCATCAGTCGTATCCCCATCATGCCACACAGCTGCATCCGCATCAGCCTCAACCAGCTACCACACCCACGGGCAACCAGCAGCAAACACAACATGCCGCTCCCAGTCCTGTGCAG CACCAAGGTGGACAGCCCCCTCATTTGGCCAGTGCTCAGCAGCAGCAGAACTTATATCACACAGCTACACTGACGGCTACACCACCATCCATAACCCCGGGGCCCAGCGCTCAGTCTCCACAGAGCGGTTTCCCACAGCCAACAGTTTATGCCATTCATGCCCATCAGCAGCTGCAGCACGGATACACCAACATGGCCCATGTCACTCAG